In Streptomyces sp. DG2A-72, one genomic interval encodes:
- a CDS encoding SpoIIE family protein phosphatase/ATP-binding protein: MAEFLGRVRRVLSVHTVARQVFVLQAAIVVLLVVAAVTAVVLQVRGDSEREARNRSLAVAETFANAPGVVAALEGPDPSAVLQPRAEAARKTSDVDFIVVMTPEGIRYTHPNPAQIGKHYIGHIAPAAAGGVVRETFTGTLGPSVRAVVPVQDADGKVIGLVAAGVTLASVGGVVEHQLPVLFASAAVALAVATAGTALVSRRLRHQTHGLGPAEMTRMYEHHDAVLHSVREGVLIMDGDGRLALANDEARRLLGLGPDAEGRLAQDLGIDRELARLLASGRDATDEVHLSRGLLLAVSRRSTERDGGPPGSVATLRDTTELQALTGRAEVAQQRLRLLYDAGLEIGTSLDVTRTSQELANFAVPRFADYVTVDVADPVLRGGEPKAGTTDMRRVAFQGVKEGSPLYVPGKLIHFAATTPQAAGFLAGEPVLEEDLTTFSGWQVQDPERARNIVAFGIHSMLAVPLRARGVIMGVATFWRADQQEPFERDDISLAEELVARAAVSIDNARRYTREHDMAVTLQRSLLPRALPDQSALDVAYRYLPAQAAQGGVGGDWFDVIPLPGARVALVVGDVVGHGLHAAATMGRLRTAVHNFSTLDLPPDELLWHMDELVARIDQDEEGDGDGGEDESAPVTGATCLYAVYDPASGVCTISRAGHLEPALVRPDGEAEFLTVPGGPPLGLGGGLPFETTTLHLPEGSGLVLYTDGLVEDQRRDIDEGLELLRRALTGPGRTPEETCDATLDALLPDRQRDDIALVVARTRKLAADRTASWDVPPDPSAVGRVRAAATRTLQAWGLSDEAFTTELILSELVTNALRHATAPIHVRLIRDRTLICEVSDASSTAPHLRRAATTDEGGRGLFLVAQFAERWGTRYSGGGKVIWTEQMLGSEALSPTIPGHDQ; the protein is encoded by the coding sequence ATGGCCGAATTTCTCGGTCGCGTGCGCCGGGTGCTGAGTGTCCATACCGTCGCCCGGCAGGTCTTCGTACTGCAGGCGGCGATCGTCGTGCTGCTCGTGGTCGCCGCGGTGACCGCCGTGGTGCTGCAGGTGCGCGGCGACAGCGAGCGCGAGGCCCGCAACCGTTCCCTCGCCGTGGCCGAGACGTTCGCGAACGCGCCCGGGGTCGTGGCGGCCCTGGAGGGGCCGGACCCGTCCGCGGTGCTCCAGCCGCGCGCGGAGGCGGCACGCAAGACGTCCGACGTCGACTTCATCGTCGTGATGACCCCGGAGGGGATCCGCTACACCCACCCCAACCCCGCCCAGATCGGCAAGCACTACATCGGCCACATCGCCCCGGCCGCGGCGGGCGGAGTCGTACGGGAGACCTTCACCGGCACGCTGGGCCCCTCCGTGCGTGCCGTCGTCCCCGTGCAGGACGCCGACGGCAAGGTCATCGGCCTGGTCGCCGCCGGTGTGACCCTGGCCAGCGTGGGCGGGGTGGTCGAGCACCAGCTGCCCGTGCTGTTCGCCTCGGCCGCGGTCGCCCTCGCCGTCGCCACCGCCGGGACCGCCCTGGTCAGCAGGCGGCTGCGGCACCAGACGCACGGGCTGGGACCCGCCGAGATGACCCGGATGTACGAGCATCACGACGCGGTCCTGCACTCCGTACGGGAAGGCGTGCTGATCATGGACGGGGACGGGCGGCTGGCGCTGGCCAACGACGAGGCGCGGCGGCTGCTCGGGCTGGGTCCGGACGCGGAGGGCCGGCTCGCCCAGGACCTGGGCATCGACCGCGAGCTGGCCCGGCTGCTGGCGTCCGGCCGGGACGCCACCGACGAGGTGCATCTGTCGCGGGGCCTGCTGCTGGCGGTCAGCCGGCGGTCCACCGAACGGGACGGCGGGCCGCCCGGCAGCGTCGCCACCCTGCGCGACACCACCGAGTTGCAGGCCCTCACCGGCCGGGCGGAGGTGGCGCAGCAGCGGCTGCGGCTGCTGTACGACGCCGGACTGGAGATCGGCACCAGCCTCGACGTGACACGCACCTCGCAGGAACTGGCCAACTTCGCCGTCCCCCGGTTCGCCGACTACGTCACCGTAGACGTGGCCGATCCCGTGCTGCGGGGCGGGGAGCCGAAGGCGGGCACCACCGACATGCGGCGCGTCGCGTTCCAGGGCGTGAAGGAGGGCAGCCCGCTCTACGTGCCCGGCAAGCTGATCCACTTCGCGGCGACCACCCCGCAGGCCGCCGGGTTCCTCGCCGGTGAGCCGGTGCTCGAGGAGGACCTGACCACGTTCTCCGGATGGCAGGTGCAGGATCCCGAACGGGCCCGGAACATCGTCGCGTTCGGCATCCACTCCATGCTCGCGGTGCCGCTGCGCGCCCGCGGCGTCATCATGGGCGTGGCCACCTTCTGGCGCGCCGACCAGCAGGAACCCTTCGAGCGGGACGACATCTCCCTCGCCGAGGAACTCGTGGCCCGCGCCGCCGTGAGCATCGACAACGCCCGCCGCTACACCCGCGAGCACGACATGGCCGTCACCCTGCAGCGCAGCCTGCTGCCGCGGGCCCTGCCCGACCAGAGCGCCCTGGACGTGGCCTACCGCTATCTGCCCGCACAGGCCGCGCAGGGCGGCGTCGGCGGCGACTGGTTCGACGTCATCCCGCTGCCGGGCGCGCGGGTGGCGCTGGTCGTGGGCGACGTGGTGGGGCACGGACTGCATGCGGCGGCCACGATGGGCCGGCTGCGGACCGCCGTCCACAACTTCTCCACGCTGGACCTCCCGCCCGACGAACTCCTGTGGCACATGGACGAGTTGGTGGCACGCATCGACCAGGACGAGGAAGGGGACGGCGACGGCGGCGAGGACGAGAGCGCGCCGGTGACCGGGGCGACCTGCCTGTACGCCGTCTACGACCCCGCGTCCGGCGTCTGCACCATCTCCCGCGCGGGCCATCTCGAACCGGCGCTCGTACGTCCGGACGGCGAGGCGGAGTTCCTCACCGTCCCCGGCGGCCCTCCGCTGGGCCTGGGCGGCGGGCTCCCCTTCGAAACGACGACGCTGCACCTGCCCGAGGGCAGCGGCCTCGTGCTCTACACCGACGGCCTGGTGGAGGACCAGCGCCGCGACATCGACGAGGGCCTGGAACTGCTCCGCCGCGCCCTCACCGGCCCCGGCCGCACCCCGGAGGAGACCTGCGACGCCACCCTCGACGCCCTGCTGCCCGACCGGCAGCGCGACGACATCGCCCTAGTCGTCGCCCGCACCCGCAAGCTCGCCGCCGACCGCACGGCGTCCTGGGACGTACCGCCCGACCCCTCAGCAGTGGGCCGGGTCCGCGCGGCGGCCACCCGGACCCTGCAAGCCTGGGGCCTGTCGGACGAGGCCTTCACCACCGAGCTGATCCTCAGCGAACTCGTCACCAACGCCCTCCGCCACGCCACCGCCCCCATCCACGTCCGCCTCATCCGCGACCGCACCCTGATCTGCGAGGTCTCCGACGCCAGCAGCACGGCCCCGCATCTGCGGCGCGCGGCCACGACGGACGAGGGCGGACGGGGGCTGTTCCTGGTGGCGCAGTTCGCGGAGCGGTGGGGGACGCGGTATTCGGGGGGTGGGAAGGTGATCTGGACGGAGCAGATGCTCGGGAGCGAGGCCTTGTCCCCTACCATCCCCGGCCATGACCAATGA
- a CDS encoding LURP-one-related/scramblase family protein, with translation MRFLVRDRLLGFGDDYWIEDDSGNKVYLVDGKAMRLRDTFELKDTQGRVLIDIHQKMLALRDTMVIERNGDPLARIKRKRLSLLRNHYRVSLVDGTELDVSGKILDREFAVEYDGELLAVISRRWLHIRDTYGVDVVRSDADPALLIAVTVCVIHLAEKEREEH, from the coding sequence ATGAGATTCCTCGTACGCGACAGGCTCCTCGGCTTCGGTGACGACTACTGGATCGAGGACGACAGCGGCAACAAGGTGTACCTCGTCGACGGCAAGGCGATGCGGCTGCGGGACACCTTCGAGCTGAAGGACACCCAGGGGCGCGTCCTCATCGACATCCACCAGAAGATGCTCGCCCTGCGGGACACGATGGTGATCGAGCGGAACGGCGACCCCCTGGCCCGCATCAAGCGCAAGCGGCTGTCGCTGCTGCGCAACCACTACCGGGTGTCCCTGGTCGACGGCACCGAGCTCGACGTCAGCGGCAAGATCCTCGACCGTGAATTCGCCGTCGAGTACGACGGTGAGCTCCTCGCCGTGATCTCGCGGCGGTGGCTGCACATCCGCGACACCTACGGCGTCGACGTCGTACGCAGCGACGCGGATCCGGCGCTGCTGATCGCGGTGACGGTGTGCGTGATCCATCTGGCGGAGAAGGAGCGGGAGGAACATTAG
- a CDS encoding helix-turn-helix domain-containing protein codes for MTQGSSQPPRRQPHRVAVIVDEGTNPFEVGVATELFGLPRPELGLPGALYNVTLCTPTPEVRMNHGFFTLTGVPGLEAVDAADTLVVPGRPDNVVPRGTAVLDAIRRTHARGARVMSLCTGSFALAEAGLLDGRRATTHWRWADTFRELHPKVLLEPDVLFVDEGDILTAAGSAAALDLCLHVVRRDHGADIANAVSRRLVFAAHRDGGQKQFVERPLPDMPDESLGPLLAWAQARLGEPLSVADLAARAAVSPATLHRRFRAQLGTTPLAWLTGERVALACRMIERGEERLDVVAARSGLGTAANLRARLRRETGLSPSAYRRRFGAGRVEVLMS; via the coding sequence ATGACGCAAGGATCCTCGCAACCCCCGAGACGGCAACCGCATCGCGTCGCCGTGATCGTCGACGAGGGCACCAATCCATTCGAAGTCGGCGTCGCCACCGAGCTGTTCGGGCTGCCGCGACCCGAGCTGGGGCTTCCTGGCGCTCTGTACAATGTCACATTGTGCACGCCCACCCCTGAAGTCCGGATGAACCACGGCTTCTTCACCCTCACCGGCGTGCCCGGCCTCGAAGCCGTCGACGCGGCCGACACCCTGGTCGTCCCCGGCCGCCCCGACAACGTCGTACCGCGCGGCACAGCCGTACTCGACGCCATCCGGCGCACCCACGCGCGCGGGGCCCGCGTCATGAGCCTGTGCACCGGAAGCTTCGCGCTCGCCGAGGCCGGACTGCTCGACGGACGCCGGGCCACCACCCACTGGCGCTGGGCCGACACCTTCCGGGAGCTGCATCCGAAGGTGCTGCTGGAGCCGGACGTGCTCTTCGTCGACGAGGGCGACATCCTCACCGCCGCGGGCAGCGCCGCCGCGCTCGACCTGTGCCTGCATGTCGTACGGCGTGACCATGGCGCCGACATCGCCAATGCCGTGTCCCGGCGGCTGGTGTTCGCCGCACACCGGGACGGCGGGCAGAAGCAGTTCGTGGAACGGCCGCTGCCGGACATGCCCGACGAGTCGCTGGGGCCCCTGCTGGCGTGGGCGCAGGCGCGGCTGGGCGAGCCGCTGTCGGTGGCGGACCTCGCGGCGCGGGCGGCGGTCAGCCCGGCCACCCTGCACCGCCGCTTCCGCGCCCAGCTGGGGACGACCCCGCTGGCCTGGCTGACCGGGGAGCGGGTCGCGCTGGCGTGCCGGATGATCGAGCGCGGGGAGGAACGGCTCGACGTGGTCGCCGCGCGCAGCGGCCTGGGCACCGCCGCCAATCTGCGGGCGCGGCTGCGGCGGGAGACCGGGCTCAGCCCGTCGGCCTACCGGCGGCGTTTCGGGGCCGGTCGCGTGGAAGTCCTGATGTCATGA
- a CDS encoding cupin domain-containing protein, translating to MEPISLEKALSSFTETWSPRIVAAVNDYDVRVAKVDGDHVWHVHDHTDEFFLVLDGELHISLREAQGERTVVLPKGSVFTVPRGTEHKPYAPAPAAILVFEPTGTLTVGDRHGEVPDHVDATTGHALA from the coding sequence ATGGAACCCATCTCGCTGGAAAAGGCCCTCTCCTCCTTCACGGAAACGTGGAGCCCTCGCATCGTCGCCGCCGTCAACGACTACGACGTCCGCGTGGCCAAGGTCGACGGCGACCACGTCTGGCACGTCCACGACCACACCGACGAGTTCTTCCTGGTCCTCGACGGCGAGCTGCACATCTCGCTGCGGGAGGCACAGGGCGAACGCACGGTCGTCCTGCCCAAGGGCTCCGTCTTCACGGTCCCCCGCGGCACGGAACACAAGCCGTACGCCCCCGCTCCCGCCGCCATCCTGGTCTTCGAGCCCACCGGCACCCTCACCGTGGGCGACCGTCACGGCGAGGTACCGGACCATGTGGACGCGACGACGGGACACGCGCTGGCCTGA
- the paaZ gene encoding phenylacetic acid degradation bifunctional protein PaaZ has translation MLLESYLQDTWVAPSAADATAVDVHDAVTGETVCRVSSQGLDLAGAFDHARRAGGPTLRALSFHRRADLLDALAAAVRARREELYALSTRAGATLDDARYDVDGGIRVLRDYAARARTELPDAPHLVEGPAERLARGEDFLGVHLVSPSPGLMLQVNAFNFPVWAPLEKLAQAVLAGMPSVVKPATPTAYLTGHLVRIVTDAGVLPPGALQMVAGSVRPALGLLGEQDVLSFTGSAATAETLRTHPNLVARSVRFNAEADSVNAIVLAPDVTPGSPLFEAFVREVVTEMTVKAGQKCTAIRRVLVPREHEAAALDAIAAELAGITIGNPAAEGVRMGPVVSLAQRDDVRQAARKIAESGRFVHGDPEKVRVVDADSERGAFLDTLLVSADPDAAAPHEVEPFGPAATVLAYRDTAHATDLVARGRGSLAASVVGDDLAWTTAFVQEAAPWHGRLHLLDSTNMAQTTGHGSPLPALKHGGPGRAGGGSEMAGTRGVVDLMQRTALQASPRVLDSLRSTPSP, from the coding sequence ATGCTTCTCGAGAGCTATCTGCAGGACACCTGGGTCGCGCCGTCTGCCGCCGATGCGACGGCAGTCGACGTGCACGACGCCGTCACCGGCGAGACGGTCTGCCGCGTCTCCTCCCAAGGCCTCGACCTCGCCGGTGCGTTCGACCACGCGCGCCGCGCCGGCGGCCCCACGCTGCGCGCGCTGAGCTTCCACCGGCGGGCCGACCTCCTGGACGCGCTCGCCGCGGCCGTCCGCGCCCGCCGTGAAGAGCTGTACGCCCTCTCGACCCGCGCCGGCGCCACCCTCGACGACGCCCGCTACGACGTCGACGGCGGCATCCGCGTCCTGCGCGACTACGCGGCCCGCGCCCGCACCGAGCTGCCGGACGCGCCCCACCTCGTGGAAGGCCCCGCCGAACGCCTCGCCCGGGGGGAAGACTTCCTGGGCGTCCACCTCGTCAGCCCCTCCCCAGGCCTGATGCTCCAGGTGAACGCCTTCAACTTCCCGGTGTGGGCGCCGCTGGAGAAGCTCGCCCAGGCCGTGCTGGCGGGCATGCCCAGCGTGGTGAAGCCGGCCACCCCGACCGCGTACCTCACCGGGCACCTCGTCCGGATCGTCACCGACGCCGGCGTGCTGCCGCCCGGCGCCCTGCAGATGGTTGCCGGTTCGGTGCGCCCGGCACTCGGTCTGCTCGGCGAGCAGGACGTCCTCTCCTTCACCGGCTCCGCCGCAACGGCCGAAACACTGCGCACACACCCCAACTTGGTGGCCCGTTCCGTCCGCTTCAACGCCGAGGCCGACTCCGTCAACGCCATCGTGCTGGCCCCGGACGTCACCCCGGGTTCCCCGCTGTTCGAGGCGTTCGTGCGCGAGGTGGTGACCGAGATGACCGTCAAGGCGGGCCAGAAGTGCACCGCGATCCGCCGCGTCCTCGTCCCCCGCGAGCACGAGGCCGCAGCCCTCGACGCGATCGCCGCCGAGCTCGCCGGGATCACCATCGGGAACCCCGCCGCGGAGGGCGTGCGGATGGGGCCGGTCGTCAGCCTCGCCCAGCGCGACGACGTACGGCAGGCGGCACGGAAGATCGCGGAGTCCGGACGCTTCGTGCACGGCGACCCCGAGAAGGTCCGGGTGGTCGACGCCGACTCCGAACGGGGGGCGTTCCTCGACACCCTTCTCGTCTCCGCCGACCCGGACGCCGCCGCACCTCACGAGGTGGAGCCGTTCGGACCGGCCGCGACCGTGTTGGCCTACCGCGACACGGCCCACGCGACGGACCTGGTGGCGCGTGGCCGAGGCAGCCTCGCGGCCTCCGTCGTCGGCGACGACCTCGCCTGGACGACCGCCTTCGTCCAGGAGGCGGCACCCTGGCACGGGCGACTGCACCTGCTGGACTCGACGAACATGGCGCAGACCACCGGCCACGGATCGCCGCTTCCCGCCCTGAAGCACGGGGGCCCCGGCCGGGCCGGCGGCGGATCGGAGATGGCAGGCACGCGTGGTGTCGTGGACCTGATGCAGCGCACGGCACTGCAGGCCTCACCACGGGTTCTCGACTCGCTGCGGAGCACCCCGTCGCCCTAG
- a CDS encoding VOC family protein — MTIQSLGYVGIGAPDPTAWAEYARTVIGLAVEPGAASDSGSAPGEGPVRYRLRMDQHPFRMWLTEAETGGVTVIGWEVRDGAAIDAMTVRLKEAGVDVTAGTEEECLDRQVTRMVHFGGPLGIRTELFCGRRLAPSQFVSPLGVDFVTGEQGLGHVVMKTPHVQEAVDFYCDILGFRLSDTADYPWGTFYFLGCNPRHHSVAFIRSYKNEGTHHILCEVTTPEEVGRALDRTREHDVELMATLGKHANDGMFSFYMKSPAGFGIEIGAGGVQVDESTWVSRTYTADIWGHHPVP, encoded by the coding sequence ATGACGATCCAGAGCCTTGGTTACGTAGGGATCGGCGCGCCCGATCCGACAGCGTGGGCGGAGTACGCCCGCACGGTGATCGGCCTCGCGGTCGAGCCCGGGGCTGCGTCCGACAGCGGCTCCGCCCCGGGCGAGGGGCCCGTGCGCTATCGCCTGCGGATGGACCAGCATCCGTTCCGCATGTGGCTGACGGAGGCGGAGACCGGTGGTGTGACGGTCATCGGCTGGGAGGTCCGTGACGGGGCGGCCATCGACGCGATGACGGTGCGGCTCAAGGAGGCCGGCGTCGACGTCACGGCGGGCACCGAGGAGGAGTGTCTGGACCGCCAGGTGACCCGCATGGTGCACTTCGGCGGCCCGCTCGGCATCCGCACCGAGCTGTTCTGCGGCCGCCGCCTGGCCCCCAGCCAGTTCGTGTCACCGCTCGGCGTCGACTTCGTGACCGGCGAGCAGGGGCTCGGGCACGTCGTGATGAAGACGCCGCACGTCCAGGAGGCGGTCGACTTCTACTGCGACATCCTGGGCTTCCGGCTCAGCGACACCGCCGACTACCCCTGGGGCACGTTCTACTTCCTCGGCTGCAACCCGAGACACCACAGCGTCGCCTTCATCCGCTCGTACAAGAACGAGGGCACCCACCACATCCTGTGCGAGGTGACCACCCCGGAGGAGGTCGGCCGCGCCCTCGACCGCACGCGCGAGCACGACGTCGAACTCATGGCCACACTCGGCAAGCACGCCAACGACGGAATGTTCTCGTTCTACATGAAGTCGCCCGCCGGCTTCGGCATCGAGATCGGCGCGGGCGGCGTGCAGGTCGACGAGAGCACCTGGGTCAGCCGTACGTACACGGCCGACATCTGGGGTCACCACCCGGTCCCGTAG
- a CDS encoding carboxymuconolactone decarboxylase family protein, translated as MPEKPRLQPVDEADLQEKTLASLAPYRDQDGRIYAIWATLAHHEDALRRYLVFSNHVLGKNTLPLKSRELMILRIAARAQAAYEWDQHVRIARRAGLTDETILAAATGAWGDLDDLDQVLLTATDSLVGQQGVDDELWNRLTAHLSTEQVIDVLYTVGQYLTIATVINTLGVRTEGDLALPLPQPDQKEVPA; from the coding sequence ATGCCGGAGAAGCCCCGCCTGCAGCCCGTCGACGAGGCGGATCTGCAGGAGAAGACACTGGCGTCGCTGGCGCCGTATCGCGATCAGGACGGCCGGATCTACGCGATCTGGGCGACCCTGGCCCACCACGAGGACGCGCTGCGCCGCTACCTCGTCTTCAGCAACCACGTGCTGGGCAAGAACACCCTTCCGCTGAAGTCCCGGGAGCTGATGATCCTGCGGATCGCCGCCCGGGCGCAGGCCGCGTACGAGTGGGACCAGCACGTCCGCATCGCCCGCCGCGCCGGCCTCACCGACGAGACGATCCTGGCCGCCGCGACCGGCGCCTGGGGCGACCTGGACGACCTGGACCAGGTCCTGCTCACCGCCACCGACTCACTCGTCGGCCAGCAGGGCGTCGACGACGAGCTGTGGAACCGGCTGACCGCGCACCTGAGCACCGAGCAGGTCATCGACGTCCTCTACACCGTCGGCCAGTACCTGACCATCGCCACCGTCATCAACACGCTCGGCGTCCGGACGGAGGGCGACCTCGCACTGCCCCTCCCGCAGCCCGACCAGAAGGAAGTGCCCGCATGA
- a CDS encoding fumarylacetoacetate hydrolase family protein, whose translation MKLANLAGRPVLVQGDRALDIADAGKGAIEPRLEVLSDLSLHEELRALAEHADDADWKPFDPRDLGRVAKPYKAIGVALNYRAHAEESNLPVPDEPSVFAKFASSVVGPYDRIVVEPQYDKVDYEAELVVVMGRTGKNISEADAWSYVAGVTAGQDISDRREQWRKPINQFTLPKSYDTFSPIGPYLVTVDEFEDPDDIEVAGWVDDLEVQRGRTSDLIFPVPALIAWLSKRVTFEPGDLIFTGTPAGCGVRRTPRLYLTEGKILRTEVTGVGTMVNPVVAG comes from the coding sequence ATGAAGCTCGCCAACCTCGCCGGCCGTCCCGTCCTCGTGCAGGGCGACCGCGCCCTCGACATCGCGGACGCCGGCAAGGGTGCGATCGAGCCGCGCCTGGAGGTCCTGTCCGACCTCTCCCTCCACGAGGAGCTGCGCGCACTCGCCGAGCATGCCGACGACGCGGACTGGAAGCCGTTCGACCCGCGCGACCTGGGCCGCGTCGCCAAGCCGTACAAGGCGATCGGGGTGGCCCTCAACTACCGTGCGCACGCCGAGGAGTCCAACCTCCCCGTGCCGGACGAGCCGTCGGTGTTCGCGAAGTTCGCCTCGTCCGTCGTCGGTCCCTACGACCGGATCGTGGTCGAGCCGCAGTACGACAAGGTCGACTACGAGGCCGAACTCGTCGTCGTCATGGGCAGGACCGGAAAGAACATCTCCGAGGCGGACGCCTGGTCCTACGTCGCGGGCGTGACCGCCGGGCAGGACATCAGCGACCGCCGCGAGCAGTGGCGCAAGCCGATCAACCAGTTCACGCTGCCGAAGTCGTACGACACCTTCAGCCCGATCGGCCCGTACCTGGTGACCGTCGACGAGTTCGAGGACCCGGACGACATCGAGGTGGCCGGCTGGGTCGACGACCTCGAAGTGCAGCGGGGCCGCACCTCGGACCTGATCTTCCCCGTGCCCGCGTTGATCGCCTGGCTGTCGAAGCGGGTGACGTTCGAGCCGGGCGACCTGATCTTCACCGGCACCCCGGCCGGCTGCGGCGTCCGCCGCACTCCGCGGCTGTACCTGACCGAGGGCAAGATCCTGCGCACCGAGGTCACGGGCGTGGGCACTATGGTCAATCCGGTCGTCGCCGGCTAG
- a CDS encoding MarR family winged helix-turn-helix transcriptional regulator — MTDIVRETGSAGASRTREFSELLRHHHRELGTTDPRDLDAIEMVTDLTRLEARLTKDFEKHVHRPLGLTWAGFRILNALWIYGPLGQQDIGRVSGSTRASISSALATLESRGLVTRERVESDRRQLFVELTPEGRETLRQAIEAQTRRERAWTGVLRDDQLSELVHLLRTLVNQETPPAE; from the coding sequence GTGACGGACATCGTGCGCGAGACGGGGAGTGCCGGCGCGAGCCGGACCCGGGAGTTCTCGGAGTTGCTGCGCCACCACCATCGTGAGCTGGGCACGACCGATCCCCGGGACCTCGACGCGATCGAGATGGTCACCGACCTCACCCGTCTCGAGGCACGGCTCACCAAGGACTTCGAGAAGCACGTCCACCGCCCGCTGGGCCTGACCTGGGCGGGCTTCAGGATCCTGAACGCCCTGTGGATCTACGGCCCGCTCGGCCAGCAGGACATCGGCCGGGTCTCCGGATCCACCCGCGCCAGCATCTCGAGCGCGCTGGCGACCCTGGAGAGCCGGGGCCTGGTCACCCGCGAGCGGGTCGAGTCCGACCGCCGTCAGCTGTTCGTCGAGCTGACCCCGGAGGGTCGCGAGACGCTGCGGCAGGCCATCGAGGCCCAGACCAGGCGCGAGCGCGCATGGACCGGCGTACTCCGTGACGACCAGCTCAGTGAGCTGGTACATCTGCTGCGTACGCTGGTGAACCAGGAGACCCCGCCCGCGGAGTGA
- a CDS encoding cupin domain-containing protein yields MVRRVVTGVSPSGKPVIVSDGEPPRTSRSVHTPGFARSLVWNTAAPAVPSADPTASLQSFVPAPGETVALTVTFPPASVYADPGWDPAAAAAEQLEFSPGLAELFEPDNPGMHTTPTVDYGVVLSGELVLDLDGGETAVLRPGDIVVQNATRHAWRNNGTEPATAFFVLIGAGGTS; encoded by the coding sequence ATGGTCCGTCGAGTCGTCACCGGTGTCAGCCCGAGTGGCAAGCCCGTGATCGTCAGTGACGGCGAGCCGCCGCGCACCAGTCGGTCCGTCCACACCCCCGGCTTCGCCCGCTCCCTCGTGTGGAACACGGCCGCTCCCGCCGTCCCGTCGGCCGATCCGACGGCATCCCTTCAGTCCTTCGTGCCCGCGCCGGGCGAGACGGTCGCGCTGACCGTCACCTTCCCGCCGGCCAGTGTCTACGCCGACCCCGGCTGGGACCCCGCAGCCGCGGCGGCCGAGCAGCTGGAGTTCAGCCCCGGTCTCGCCGAGCTCTTCGAACCGGACAACCCGGGCATGCACACGACGCCCACCGTGGACTACGGCGTCGTGCTCTCCGGCGAGCTGGTCCTCGACCTCGACGGCGGCGAGACCGCGGTCCTCAGGCCCGGCGACATCGTCGTGCAGAACGCCACCCGCCACGCCTGGCGCAACAACGGCACCGAGCCCGCTACGGCGTTCTTCGTCCTGATCGGCGCGGGCGGCACGTCATGA